TCGCGCTTCTAGTAGTCGACTACTGATTCGACAGTTCACCGTTGCGATAGCGCGCTGTTGGCCGTCCGAGCGAATCGGTTGAGGAGGGTGTGGAGATCCCTGTTGCCACGGTGGGCAGGACGGCCTCCCATCTTCACGAGGAACTCGAGCGGGGCCGTACTCGAGGTTAGTCCACGGCAGCGTCAATCGGCGGCTCGGCCAACAGATAGCCGCCGAAGGCCAGCAGCCACAGCATCGGCGGGGAGACGATCAGCCGCTCGGCGCCGCCGTGACCGATCGGGCCGAAGACCGCAGGAGCGCCGGCGTCGCCGACCGCCATCACCGCCACGAAGGCGATTCCGACGAGTCCGGCGAGGACCGAGATCCCTTTCATCGGGCCGGCGACGCGAGTCCCGCTGGCGATCGCCTCGAGGTTGAACCCGAGGAAGGCCGCGAGCGCGAACAGCCCGTGGAGGTCCCCGTCGTCGAGCGGGACGACGCCCGCGCCGATCGCCCCGACGGCGGCGAGGACGTAGACGGCCAGAATCCACCGCGTCCCGTGGGCCCGGTAGAAGAGGTAGCCGCCGACGAGGTTCAGCGCGCCGGCGGCGACCAGCGACGCGTCGAACAGCGGCGCCGCCTCGTCGATCGCGCCGAGATCGCTGAGCGCCCCCTGCGCGAAGTCGGAGCCGGGTGCCGTCGACGCGGCGAGCACGCTGACGGTCACGAACTGGGCCGCGAGCGCGACGAACACGAGTCCGGTGAGCCACTGGTTGTCGCCCCGCGGCTCGTGGACCCTGATATCGGACCGTTCGATCGCCATGTGTGCCGTTCCACTCGCGCCGGTTTGATACTGGGGGCTAACGACGTGAACGTTGCGAGCGTCCGCTCGCTGTGTGAGTTGGGCGCCTTCGGCGAACCCGAGGTGGAAAACGTTCGGTGACTGGACTAACCACGCTATCCGAAGTCCGCGGAAGAAACCGGTCGGGAGACGCCGAACTCAGTCGTCGCCCGGTGCCGCAGCGCCGCTGTCGCCCGCCGAGACGCCCGTTCCGGGGCCGATGTCGATGCCGAGGTCGTCGAGTTTCTCGTCGGGGACGACGCCGTCGACCCAACCGCGGTGGTCGTAGTACTCCTCCTTCATCTCCTCGAGTTCGCAGTACTCGCCCTCCGAGGCGCCCTGACCGTGGATCCCGTCCTCGAGGAAGCGCTCGGGCAGCGAGTCGTCGCTGCCGTCGAAGCCCACGAGGTTGTTGTAGTACCGCTCCAAGTTGTAGATCCGTTCCCCGGCCTCGAGCAGTTCGTCTTCGGTGACGTCGAGACCGGTCATCCCGTTGTACTGGGTGACGTACTCCTCGATGCCCTCCGCGAAGGCGTTGAACTTGCAGATGTCGAACGAGTCGCTGATGGCGTGGAGGTCCTGGAACTGGGCGGTGAGTTCGCCCTTGCCCTCCCACTCGTAGGGGTCGACCTTCTCGGGGATGCCCAGAATCTCCGCAGCAGGGGTGTAGCCCCGCAGGTGGCAGGCCCCCCGGTTCGAGGTGGCGTAGCCGATGCCCATCCCTTTCAGACAGCGCGGGTCGTAGGCGGCGATGGTCTCGCCCTTGACGTCCAGTCGGCAGTCGTGAGCGTCGAACCGCTCGGCCGCGCCCTCCGCGCCCTCGGCGAGCCCGTCAGCGAGGTCGCCGTCGCGGTGGGCGATCTTCTCGATCAGCTCGACCATCTGTTCGGTGTCGCCCCAGTTGACGTCCTCGTCGACGTACCCCTTCTCGCTCATCTCCATGGCCATCGCGAGCATGTTGCCCGTGTCGATGGTGTCCATCCCGAAGTCGTTACAGCGGTCGATCATGAGGGCGATCTGGTCCCGGTCGTCGTTGGCGGAGTTCGTCCCGAGCGCCCAGGCGGACTCGTACTCGTAGGACTCCATCCGGACGTTCAGCTCCTCGCCCTTGTGCATCACGTCGACTTCGACCTCCTTCTTGCAGGCGACCGGACAGGAGTGACAGGTGGGTTCGTCGACGAGGATGTTCTCGCGGACGTTCTCGCCGCTGATCCGATCGGCATCGAGGTCGTGCGGTCGATCGGCCTCGCTCTCGTTGTAGGCGTTCCCCGAGGTGTAGACCCCGTTCTTCGTCGGATGACCGTCCATCTCCTCGGTGATGTTCATCAGGACGTTGGTCCCGTACATCGAGAGGCCGCCCTCGTTCGGTGCGGTGACCTCCGACTCCTGGATGGCCTGCATGGCCTGCTGGTGGCCCTCCATGAACGTCTCCTTGTCAGCGGGTTTGGGCATCTTCGTCCCGGACTTGACGACGACCGCCTTGAGGTTCTTCGAGCCGGCGACGCAGCCGGTGCCGCCGCGGCCGGAGGCCCGGTCGTCCTCGTTCATGATGTTCCCGAAGCGAACGAGGTTCTCGCCCGCGGGACCGATCGCCATGATCGAGAGGTTCTTGCCGAAGGCCCCCTCGACTTCCTCTTCGATTATATCGCGGGTCTCGTGAACGCCCGTCCCCCAGAGGTGGGAGGCGTCCCGGAGTTCGACCTCGCCGTCCTCGACGAAGGCGTATACCGGCTCGTCGGCCTGTCCCTCGAACAGCAGGCCGTCGAAGCCGGCCCACTTCAGCCGGGCGCCCGACCAGCCGCCGTGGTGGCTGTCCGTGACGGTGCCCGTCAGCGGCGATTTCGTGCAGATGGCGATCCGACCGCTCATCGTCACCTGCGTCC
This portion of the Haloterrigena gelatinilytica genome encodes:
- a CDS encoding DUF998 domain-containing protein: MAIERSDIRVHEPRGDNQWLTGLVFVALAAQFVTVSVLAASTAPGSDFAQGALSDLGAIDEAAPLFDASLVAAGALNLVGGYLFYRAHGTRWILAVYVLAAVGAIGAGVVPLDDGDLHGLFALAAFLGFNLEAIASGTRVAGPMKGISVLAGLVGIAFVAVMAVGDAGAPAVFGPIGHGGAERLIVSPPMLWLLAFGGYLLAEPPIDAAVD
- a CDS encoding aldehyde ferredoxin oxidoreductase family protein, which translates into the protein MTELGGFQDNVARIDLSDGEVNYESIDDEDAEKYIGARGLGVKYVFEQGPDVDPLGPDNLLAFMNGPLSGTQVTMSGRIAICTKSPLTGTVTDSHHGGWSGARLKWAGFDGLLFEGQADEPVYAFVEDGEVELRDASHLWGTGVHETRDIIEEEVEGAFGKNLSIMAIGPAGENLVRFGNIMNEDDRASGRGGTGCVAGSKNLKAVVVKSGTKMPKPADKETFMEGHQQAMQAIQESEVTAPNEGGLSMYGTNVLMNITEEMDGHPTKNGVYTSGNAYNESEADRPHDLDADRISGENVRENILVDEPTCHSCPVACKKEVEVDVMHKGEELNVRMESYEYESAWALGTNSANDDRDQIALMIDRCNDFGMDTIDTGNMLAMAMEMSEKGYVDEDVNWGDTEQMVELIEKIAHRDGDLADGLAEGAEGAAERFDAHDCRLDVKGETIAAYDPRCLKGMGIGYATSNRGACHLRGYTPAAEILGIPEKVDPYEWEGKGELTAQFQDLHAISDSFDICKFNAFAEGIEEYVTQYNGMTGLDVTEDELLEAGERIYNLERYYNNLVGFDGSDDSLPERFLEDGIHGQGASEGEYCELEEMKEEYYDHRGWVDGVVPDEKLDDLGIDIGPGTGVSAGDSGAAAPGDD